The Nocardioides houyundeii genome includes the window CCCCGGCCGTCTACCTCGTCTCCGTCGCCTCGGTGCTGCTGTGCGTCTACCTGATGCTCAACCTCACCGGCAGCACGTGGGTGCGGTTCGCGGTGTGGATGGCGATCGGGCTGGTGGTCTACTTCGCCTACGGCCGCACCCACTCCCGCCTGGCACTCCAGCAGACGGACCGGCACGAAGGCCAGGGCACGGGTCAGGAGACGGTCTCCGGCTGACACCCGGAACCACGAACGGCGCCCCGGCCAGAGCCGGGACGCCGTCGCCGTGGAGCGGGTTGATCAGTGGAAACGCTTGCCGTTGACCTTCTCCGAGATGCCGGAGGAGTCCAGCAGCATGGTCAGGCCGCCGTTCCAGAACGAGAAGCCGGCGCCGGTGATCATGGCCAGGTCGAGGTCCTCCGGGGCTGCGACCACACCCTCCTCGAGCATCAGGCGGGCCTCCTCGGCGAGGCCGGACAGTGCGGCCTCACGGATCTGGTCCTTGTCCAGGACGACCGGGTCCTCCGGCTTCTCCAGCAGCGCCTTGACCTCGGGGTCGATGGTCAGGTCGGGGGCGTAGAAGGAGGTCTTCTTCGCCTCCACCACGCGCTCCAGCGCGGGGGAGACGTAGAAGCGCTCCGGGAACGCCTTGACCAGCGTCTCGTTGTTGTGGAGCGCGATGGCGGGTCCGACGAGCCCGAGCAGCATGAACGGCGGCATCGGGGCGATGCCGGCGAACGTGGCGTCCGCGGTCTCGATCGGGGTGCCTGCGTCCACGACCTTGGCGACCTCGCCCAGGAACCGACCCAGGAGACGGTTGACGATGAAGGACGGGCTGTCCTTGACCAGGATGGTCGTCTTCTTCAGGCCCTTGCCGGTGGCGAACGCGGTGGCGAGCGTGGCGTCGTCGGTGGTGTCGCCCTTGACGATCTCCAGCAGCGGCATGACGGCGACCGGGTTGAAGAAGTGGAAGCCCACCACTCGCTCCGGGTGCTGCAGCTCCGAGGCCATCTCGGTGATGGAGAGCGAGGAGGTGTTGGTGGCCAGCACGCACTCCGGGCTGACGACCTTCTCGACGTCGGCGAAGACCGACTTCTTGACCGACATCTCCTCGAAGACGGCCTCGATCACGAAGTCCGCGCCCGCGAAGGCGACCGACTTGTCAGCCGAGCCCGAGACCAGCGCCTTGAGGCGGTTGGCCTTGTCGGAGGAGATGCGCCCCTTGCCGAGCAGCTTCGCGATCTCGGAGTGGACGTAGTCCACGCCCTTCTGCGCACGCGCCTCGTCCAGGTCGGTGAGGACCACCGGGACCTCGAGGCGGCGGGCGAAGAGCAGCGCCATCTGGCTGGCCATCAGACCGGCACCCACGATGCCGACCTTGGTGACCGGACGGGCCAGCGACCTGTCGGGCGCACCCGCCGGGCGCTTGGCGCGCTTCTGGACCAGGTCGAAGGCGTAGAGGCTGGCGAGCAGCTCCGGGGTCTTCGACATCGCCTCGAGGGCCTCGTCCTCGGCCGCGAACCCCTCGTCGCGAGTGGCCGTGCGGGCGCCCTTGAGCAGCTCGACGATCTTGAGAGCCGCAGGCGAGGCGCCGCCGGTCTTGGTCAGCACGACCATCTCGGCGCGGGAGATCGCCGCGTCCCAGGCCGGGCCGCGGTCGATCTCGGGACGCTCGACGGAGATCTTGCCGGTGAGCACGTCGGCCGCCCAGAGCAGCGACTGCTCCAGGTAGTCGGCACCACCGAAGACGGCGTCGGCCAGGCCGAGCTCGAACGCCTTGCTGCCGCCGACCGTGCGACCGTTGTTGAGCGGGTTCTCCAGGGCCACCGTGACGGCCGTGTCGGCACCGACGAGGTTGGGCACCAGGAAGGCGCCGCCCCACCCGGGCACCAGGCCGAGCATGGCCTCGGGCAGGCCGAGGGCCGGCGCGGAGTCCATGACCGTGCGGTACGTGCAGTGCAGCGCCACCTCCAGGCCGCCACCCAGGGCGAGCCCGTTGATGAAGCCGAAGGACGGCTTGCCGCCCTCGCCGAGCTTGCGGAAGACCGCGTGCCCCAGCTCGGCGATCGTGCGCACGCCGTCGGGACCGCTGCTGGAGACCGAGCTCAGGTCCGCGCCGGCGGCCAGGATGAACGGCTTGCCGGTCACCCCGAGCGCGGTGATCTCGTCGTCGGCCAGCGCCGCGTCGATGGCGGCGTTGAGGGAGGCCAGGCCCTTGAAGCCGAACGTGTTCGGGCGGGTGTGGTCCTGGCCGTTGTCGAGGGTGATCAGGCCCAGGACACCGGCGTCGCCGGGCAGGGTCACCTTGCGCAGCTTGGCCTCGGTGACGACCTCGGCGTCGCTGGCGAGGGAAGCCGCCTTGTCGAGAAGGGTGCTCAGCTCGGTCATCAGGCGTTCTCTCCGTTCCAGTGCGGGTTCTCCCAGACGATGGTGCCGCCCATGCCGATGCCGACGCACATGGTGGTGATGCCGTAGTGGACCTCGGGACGATCCTCGAACTGACGCGCGAGCTGGTTCATCAGTCGCACGCCGGAGGAGGCCAGCGGGTGGCCCATGGCGATGGCGCCGCCGTAGGGGTTGACCCGCGGGTCGTCGTCGGCGATGCCGTAGTGCTCCAGCAGCGAGAGCACCTGGACGGCGAACGCCTCGTTGATCTCGAAGGCGTCGATGTCGTCGATCGTCAGGCCGGCCTGGGCCAGCGCCTTCTCCGTCGAGGGGATCGGACCGGCGCCCATCACCTCGGGCTCGACGCCGACGAAGGAGAACGAGACCATCCGCATCTTGATCGGGAGGCCGAGCTCCTTGGCGGTCTCCTCGTCGGCCAGCAGGGCGGCGGTGGCGCCGTCGTTGATGCCCGAGGCGTTGCCGGCCGTCACGTTGCCGTGTGCCCGGAACGGGGTCTTCAGGCCGGCCAGCGACTCCATGGTGGTCTGGGGACGTGGCGCCTCGTCGGTCAGGGCCAGGCCCCAGCCCTCCTCGGCGGAGCGGGTGGCCACCGGGACCAGGTCGGGCTGCAGCTTGCCGGCGGCGTACGCGGCGGCCGTCTTCTGCTGGCTGCGTACGGCGTAGGCGTCGGCGCGCTCACGCGTGATCGTGGGGTAGCGGTCGTGCAGGTTCTCGGCCGTCTTGCCCATCACCAGGGCGTCGGGGTCGACGATCTTCTCCGAGATGATCCGGGGGTTGGGGTCCACGCCCTCGCCCATCGGGTGGCGCCCCATGTGCTCCACACCCCCGGCGATCACGACGTCGTAGGAGCCGAACGCGATGCCGCCGGCCGTGGTGGTCACGGCCGTCATCGCGCCGGCGCACATGCGGTCGATCGAGTAGCCGGGCGTGCTGGTGGGCAGGCCGGCCAGGAGGGCGGCGGTGCGACCCATGGTCAGGCCCTGGTCGCCGATCTGGGTCGTCGCGGCGATCGCGACCTCGTCCACGCGCTCGGGCGGCAACGAGGGGTTGCGGCGCATGAGCTCACGGATGCACTTGATGACGAGGTCATCGGCGCGGGTCTCGGCGAACTGGCCCTTGGCCTTGCCGAACGGCGTGCGCACGCCGTCGACGAAGACGACCTCTCGCAACTGTCGGGGCACGAAGTCTCCTAGGTGTTGGTGGGCCCGGCGATGAGCCGGGCAGGGATACGTTACCTCTCAGTAACAACATCGTGAGCCGGGAGTGGGTGTGGGTGTCGTCACCCCCGGGCGCCGCGCCCGCGGTGCCCGCCGGGACCACTCCTGCAACGCCACGCGTGCCCGGCCACCTAGGCTGTGGTCATGGACTCCTCAGCACGGCTGGTGCACATCGTTGACGACGTGCCCGAGCTGGAGGGCGTCGACGGGCTCACCATGGTGGTCGTGCTCACCGGGTTCCTGGACGCGGGACAGGCTGCGGACCGTGCGGCGGACCACCTGACCGAGCTCGGTGACGGCCCGGTGGTAGCGACCTTCGACGTGGACTCGCTCCACGACTACCGGGCGCGTCGGCCCCCCATCTCCTTCGTGCAGGACCACTACGAGAGCTATGAGGCCCCGCGACTGGTGGTCCGGCTGCTCCGTGACACCGGCGGCACTCCGTTCCTGCTGCTGCGCGGCGCCGAGCCCGACATCCGGTGGGAGGGGTTCGCGAGTGCGGTGCGCGAGGTCGTGGAGCGGCTCGGGGTGACCCGGGTGGTCAACCTGGGCGCGGTCCCCATGGCGGTGCCGCACACCCGGCCGATCGCGGTGACCCACCACGCCAACGACTCCTCGCTGCTGACCGGGCGCAGTCCCTGGCGTGGTGAGCTGCGGGTCCCCTCCAGCGCCCAGGCGCTGCTCGAGCTGCGGCTGGGGGAGTGGGGGCACCCCTGCCTGGGCTACGTGGCCCACGTCCCGCACTACCTGACCCAGATGCCCTACCCGGTCGCCTCGGTCACCCTCCTGGAGAACCTGGAGCTGGGTGGCCGGCTGACCATCGACCTGACGGCCCTGCGCGCGGCGGCGGTGGAGTGCGAGGCCGAGGTCTCCCGCTACCTGGCCAGCCACGACGAGGTCTCCGACGTCGTCCAGGCCCTGGAGCGTCAGTACGACGCCTTCCAGCGTGCCGAGGAGTCCGGCTCCTCCCTCCTGGCCGCCGACGAGCCTCTCCCCACCGGCGAGGACCTCGGGCGCCAGTTCGAGCAGTTCCTGGCGGGTCTGGACGGTCCTGACCACGAGCCCGGGCAGGGGTAGGCGTTGTCCGGATCTGCGACGGAGCTGCTCGACCTGCTCCAGCTCGAGGACCTCGACGTCGACCTGTTCCGGGGTCGGCAGCCGGTCACCGGGCGGCAACGCGTGTTCGGCGGCCAGGTGGCGGCCCAGGGGATCGTGGCGGCCGGGCGGACGGTGAGCCCGGAGTTCTCGATGCACTCGCTGCACTCGTACTTTCTGCGACCCGGTGACACCTCGGTCCCGATCATCTACGACGTGGAGCGGATCCGCGACGGTCGCAGCTTCGTGACCCGGCGGGTGATGGCTCGCCAGCATGGACGGCCCATCTACTACCTGACCTGCAGCTTCCAGCTCGCCGAGGAGGGCATGGACCACCAGGATCGGATGCCCGAGGTTGCCGGGCCCGACCAAGGGCTGTCGCTGCTGGACCTGGCGCGGTCGCGAGGCGAGGAGGCGGCGGCTGAGTGGCAGCGCGAGTGGTCCGCGCTGGACATCCGACACCTCGGGATGTCGGGCCTGGGTCTTCCGGTCGACCCGGCGCGTCCCGCGGAGGCCAGGCTCTGGGTCAGGGTGGACGGCGATCTCCCCGACGACCTGGTCACCCAGCAGGCGGCGTTCACCTATGCCACCGACCTGACGCTGCTGGGCGCGGCGTTGGTGCCGCACGGGGTGCAGATCGACGCTCCGAACCTCCAGGCGGCGTCGCTGGACCACACGATCTGGTTCCACCGTCCCGTGCGCGCCGACCGCTGGTGGCTCTACGACCAGACGTCACCCTCCGCGCAGGGCGGGCGGGGCCTGGCGTTGGCGCACGTCTACTCCCAGGACGGCGCTCTGCTGGCGACCGTGGCCCAGGAGGGGCTCCTCAGGCTCAAGGGCTGACGGGTCGGCATATACCACTACAAGCGTGTAATTCGTCGGACCCGCGGACAGACACGCCGATGGCTGGTTACGGTTGAGCACTTGTGTGGCGTCCGGCCACTCCAGTGACCCCTGTGTCGCAGCGACACGGATGTGACTGGACGGATGCCGCTCCTCGACTGACCGATGAGAGTGGTGTGCCCGTGCGCGTCTCCAGGCAGGCAAGGGGCTTCCGTGCCCTGGCCGTGTTGATCGTTCCCGCCGCAGGTCTCGCCCTGCTGGGTGGGACTCCCGTGGACGCGGCGTCCCGCAAGGCGGAGCCGGTGCCGGTCACCAGGTACCAGCTGCCGTTCCTGTGCCAGCAGGCCTGGTCCGGGGGGATGCGGGCGCGTCACTCGCCGAGCCCGAACGCGATCGACTTCAACAGGACCGCGGACGAGGGCAAGCCCGTGCTGGCCGCCGCGGCGGGCGTGGTCGTCACGGCGAACGCCACCGGACGCACCGGCTACGGCCGCTACGTCGTGCTCGACCACGGCAACGGCGAGAGCAGCCTGTACGCGCACCTGAAGAGGGTGCTGGTGAAGGTCGGCGCCACCATCGACCAGGGAGCTCTGCTCGGCGTCGTCGGCAGCACCGGCAACAGCACGGCGCCGCACCTGCACTTCGAGCAGAAGGTGGGTCGGCAGGTGGTCCCGGCGTACTTCTCGGGACTGTCCTTCAGCTCGAGCACCCTGGCCTCGACCAACTGCCCCGACGTACCCCTGGCCGGC containing:
- a CDS encoding acyl-CoA thioesterase, which gives rise to MSGSATELLDLLQLEDLDVDLFRGRQPVTGRQRVFGGQVAAQGIVAAGRTVSPEFSMHSLHSYFLRPGDTSVPIIYDVERIRDGRSFVTRRVMARQHGRPIYYLTCSFQLAEEGMDHQDRMPEVAGPDQGLSLLDLARSRGEEAAAEWQREWSALDIRHLGMSGLGLPVDPARPAEARLWVRVDGDLPDDLVTQQAAFTYATDLTLLGAALVPHGVQIDAPNLQAASLDHTIWFHRPVRADRWWLYDQTSPSAQGGRGLALAHVYSQDGALLATVAQEGLLRLKG
- a CDS encoding thiolase family protein, with product MPRQLREVVFVDGVRTPFGKAKGQFAETRADDLVIKCIRELMRRNPSLPPERVDEVAIAATTQIGDQGLTMGRTAALLAGLPTSTPGYSIDRMCAGAMTAVTTTAGGIAFGSYDVVIAGGVEHMGRHPMGEGVDPNPRIISEKIVDPDALVMGKTAENLHDRYPTITRERADAYAVRSQQKTAAAYAAGKLQPDLVPVATRSAEEGWGLALTDEAPRPQTTMESLAGLKTPFRAHGNVTAGNASGINDGATAALLADEETAKELGLPIKMRMVSFSFVGVEPEVMGAGPIPSTEKALAQAGLTIDDIDAFEINEAFAVQVLSLLEHYGIADDDPRVNPYGGAIAMGHPLASSGVRLMNQLARQFEDRPEVHYGITTMCVGIGMGGTIVWENPHWNGENA
- a CDS encoding proteasome assembly chaperone family protein, yielding MDSSARLVHIVDDVPELEGVDGLTMVVVLTGFLDAGQAADRAADHLTELGDGPVVATFDVDSLHDYRARRPPISFVQDHYESYEAPRLVVRLLRDTGGTPFLLLRGAEPDIRWEGFASAVREVVERLGVTRVVNLGAVPMAVPHTRPIAVTHHANDSSLLTGRSPWRGELRVPSSAQALLELRLGEWGHPCLGYVAHVPHYLTQMPYPVASVTLLENLELGGRLTIDLTALRAAAVECEAEVSRYLASHDEVSDVVQALERQYDAFQRAEESGSSLLAADEPLPTGEDLGRQFEQFLAGLDGPDHEPGQG
- a CDS encoding 3-hydroxyacyl-CoA dehydrogenase NAD-binding domain-containing protein, translated to MTELSTLLDKAASLASDAEVVTEAKLRKVTLPGDAGVLGLITLDNGQDHTRPNTFGFKGLASLNAAIDAALADDEITALGVTGKPFILAAGADLSSVSSSGPDGVRTIAELGHAVFRKLGEGGKPSFGFINGLALGGGLEVALHCTYRTVMDSAPALGLPEAMLGLVPGWGGAFLVPNLVGADTAVTVALENPLNNGRTVGGSKAFELGLADAVFGGADYLEQSLLWAADVLTGKISVERPEIDRGPAWDAAISRAEMVVLTKTGGASPAALKIVELLKGARTATRDEGFAAEDEALEAMSKTPELLASLYAFDLVQKRAKRPAGAPDRSLARPVTKVGIVGAGLMASQMALLFARRLEVPVVLTDLDEARAQKGVDYVHSEIAKLLGKGRISSDKANRLKALVSGSADKSVAFAGADFVIEAVFEEMSVKKSVFADVEKVVSPECVLATNTSSLSITEMASELQHPERVVGFHFFNPVAVMPLLEIVKGDTTDDATLATAFATGKGLKKTTILVKDSPSFIVNRLLGRFLGEVAKVVDAGTPIETADATFAGIAPMPPFMLLGLVGPAIALHNNETLVKAFPERFYVSPALERVVEAKKTSFYAPDLTIDPEVKALLEKPEDPVVLDKDQIREAALSGLAEEARLMLEEGVVAAPEDLDLAMITGAGFSFWNGGLTMLLDSSGISEKVNGKRFH